GTTTTACTGGGACAGTCCCTGTTTTTATATGATTTTGCGGGAACTTTTCAGCATACCTGAAATACCTTGTTTCTGCATTTAATTAATAAACATCTGGTCTTGATGATCACAAAACTGTTAGAATCTTGCAgggtgaatttgatttaaataatttaaatcactagtcaggaagattcGGTTTAATGATGGATTTCTACGTAAAAgtacattcttgttggttgttataaccttaatacagtaactcctcacttaatgttatagttatgttcctggAAAATGCAACTtgaagtgaaacaatgttaaacaaatccattttccccatacattttaatgtaaatgcCGGGGGTTAGATTCCAAGGACACTTTtttggggcagacaaaaggcattatgtactgtactgtggttgggaagtgccccGGCTTACCCCACATGggcacagcctgctgcaggcaagGATGCTAGGAAGCACCTTCGCATCAGCAGTGGCAGCTTACCTAGAGAAGAACAGGTGCTgactttgccaggggatgctcctGGCCCGCCTCTTCCCGTCCCCACTCCACCGCCTCTCAGGAGCAtgctgcatccccgctcctccccccttcaCAGCTctttggcggtgcttaggactttctgggaggaagggggaggagtggagacatGGTgcttccccactcctctccctctctccccagtgctttgcacttaggactttctgagaggagggggaggattgAAAACGTGGCTCTTTCCTGCGCTTTCCCCTCACTCCCAGAAAatcctaagcgctgccaaacagctgtttggaggtggggaagccttgggagtgagggggaggaggtggagaagaagaACTTGTGCAATGCACCCTTGTAAAgttgctgctcttccacaaaattttacaagcagtggacagagcaggcagccaaacgatgtTATAAGTGAGcaatgcacaactttaaacgatcatgttccctaattgagcagtgacgtaactttgaaacaacgttaagcgggaggatgttaagtgaggagttactgtacatattcttcacaactcagagatgtaggtttcatttttagacggtaccacactatacatttttaaagtgatttattttgaaaacttttcagatgagttttacagctataaccgaacaatcattcattttctgatgcttcatttaccaaaggtaattaaaGCAGATaggtcactgggaggtgaactcataaatatctccaattcaacaggttaatcattaatatttggaggattttcttgccatgctgtattaggaggataacatcaccagacagacatttaaattgttttatttaactagaacaaagttatgtattctggattttttcttcaatagcatcataatttaacaaaacaagcatatgaatttttgaattcagttaaacattcaagttttttacaatcaggtttgtttttgttaaaattgttttgaacTAAAATAGTTAtagggtgttttaaaaaaaacaacaacaaaaattaaatagactaagtcagccaggtcaacatgagaaacttaatattggcttctgcagctaactcagtcatcttcaccttcattttcctgttttgttcataatctggaaaagaaaaacaagctttctgctttttcaggtcccaaacgatttctcaatttggaatgaattagttcaaaggaagaaaatattctttcaacactggcagaagaagctactgctgttacaAGTGAggttatcacttcaacagtcaccgaatccaagtgcttaagtgacttcctccagttctctggtgtgactttctttaaaacatcagcaaacatatatttcttgaatggttcttattcccaaactgggtctctttttggcctgctgccattataggttttcccttctagtgggagaatggtatggtagatctcaaatcaatgaaggctacactcagatcTCAAGACTTctagaatatgctgctcaaacagtttcacttttgttgctACTGCCTGTCCCTTCCTTCTCACGTTTATCtgcagacttctccttgtccagatctattccacccccaacaatcttctattcattgaactttttgaaactttgcacttttagagagaggtaagggattgactgtgtacacaaatttgcagaggaacaACAAGgatgaggtctgttatttctcacctctatatatttatttatttttatttatttaaaaccatttttgctaACAAGCATATTTCTGGAGACACaaattcacagtttgagaactgcaaaactaagcatctctgatggtatcttctataCTTAGCAcggagtcccattgggtagatagaaagattaacgtaaataatctatacagaagcccctggaacctcataagattgggtccctaatccatgaactattgaaaCTTATTtacacagtgctgggagagagctttcccagtgctcttaaaaaaaaaaaaaaaaaaaaaaaaccacacacacacacacacacaaaaaccacctCCAGGGGCGTAGCTACCGGTGcaggtgcactgtctatactgacacattacagcactgaaacttgcagcacttggggtgtttttttcacacccctgacaagaaagttgcagtgatgtaaagtgccagtgtaaacaagcccttaggtagatattaggaaaaaactgtaaggatagttaaattctggaataggcttctgagggaggttgtggaatccacgTCCTtgaaggcttttaagaacaggttggacagacctctctcagggatggtctaggtttttGTTCATTCTGCATTGTtgcaggggatggactagatgacctctcaaggtcagCCCTATATTGCTACAATTTTATGAAATGAACAAGAAAGGGCCCAAGAAGTGCAGTGTGtctcctcatgttcattttccagggagcagggtcagctCTTTCACAAGTAATTTATGACTTATACTCCCCAAATTTAACTCATTTGTAGTTAAGGAACTGACaagtgtttatttaaaataataataaagacactTCTTTTGTACACCTAGTTTTTTCACAATTTGTGCAAGAGCTATGAATGCCTGATCTCTCCATGTTACCCACTGTCATTCAAGATCGGAAGATCCTCTGGACTGGGATCCTTCTTTTGAGAGAGATTTCCTTAGCTGTAGTAGGAGATTGCTTACTGTAAATCTCAGGCTGTTCAGGTGGCACACAGAGCTTACTGTTACAACACCAGCTTTGCCTGAGGCCATGGAAAGTCAATCCCAGGCAAGACAGGTATTGCTAACCACTGAGGAACCTAGAGGTACGTGTGTTGACTGTAAATGGAGCTGCCATGGAAACTTTCttagttaaattttaaaaaaaatttaagaagGCCTTGTAGCTCAAAAGGAAATATATACCCTACTGTCATCTTGGTGCTCTTTTGATATAGCTAAGATGTACAGGAGGGATATCTACTAGTTGATTGAATACATCAAGTGACATGAGAGAGGGGATGCTTCAAGAAAACCCTCTTCATCTTTCAAGCAAGTCTGACTACAGGTTGACCGATGTCATTTTCCAAACAGAGAAGTTTTCAGTTCCTGCCAGTTTCAGTTAAGTGTGGTAGTGTCAGATTCTGGGATTTATCATCGTGGACCCAGATCTCGCAGAGCAACTTTTCTCCTCGGGTGAGCCTCTCTGTGTAGGTTTGGTCAAAGCCTCCCTCTCTGGACATGCAGGCAAGGGATTCAGTGCAGGGCAAATGAAGTATCAAGTCCAGGGAATCTGAGTACTGCCCTTACTAGGGAATCCTCTGAGTTTTCCCAGCAACAGTTTTCTCTGTCAACCTCAGAATCTAATGGCAAGCACCCACAGAGCGAAAGATAGAGAAGGAAATGAGAAATAAGTACAGCGATCCGTACCCATGGTCACTATTGTCCCTCAACTcatcacaggggaaaaaaaacaaagcattcCTAAAAAGATTCTACTACTCAGGAGAGCTAATCCAGGCAGAGGTGTCCTTCCTGTTTGTTTCAATCTTCTGATGCTGATTCCTCCAAGGAGGAGCAGGTCTAAGAAGGAAGCACAAATCTAGATTTTTGCAGGTACAGGAGTCCTTCAGTGTCATCCTGCAAGGGAAGGGCAAGCTTCAGAAGAGgaaacaggaggggaaaaaaagaactcTTCCAGTTAGAATTTTTCAAAACCATGCTTGACAGCTTCCAATTTAGATCTGCCTCCTGAGAAAACTTCTAAGACTAAGAGGAGGAACTAGGTCAGAAGAATGACTACACCACTTGGAAGTGTTATCCCTCAGATCCAAAACAGCCATATATTGCCCTCAATATGGCCTTGATAGATGTGATCAAGGAGGAATGGGAAtccccagaaaaaaataaaaagaccaaGCAAGGTTGATAAGCATTTCAAGTTCCTGAAAAATCCCAGACTCAAGAAGCAAATGTTTAATGTCCATGCTGGTGACAATCAACTAAGTAGACTTTGTCATTATTTGGAAAATGggaacttcctcttccccatTTGTCGTCTTGCTTGTGGACGTGCTGTAGTTGGCCAGAAGTTGCACGCTAGAAATCTCCAGTCGTTTTTGCTGTCCCTGTATCATCACACTTTAGTTCACTTTAGTTTAGGAGAGTTCAAATTCTTGGAGCCTAGTATTTTCTAAGATGGTACTCGTGGTTCAGGAATGAATTACCCAGAGCCCTGGTGGACAGAGTAGTACTTGCATCCAATGCCAAGTTTAAGAGATGAAGGGCGCACACAGATGAATTCAATGCAGGGAATTTGGATGGAACAGGAGAAGAAATGGTGTAAACAGGTTGACGTTCAGGACAACTGCCATGAATTCAGAGCTCTCTCCCCATAGATAAATATGTCCCATATGGTAATGGTGAGGGACAACACTACTACAGTCGCCCACATCAATAAACAGGTGGGACAATGTAGTCATCCCTGCCCAATGAAGCCCATCTCTGACATTCTGGGTGGAGGAAGAACCTGCAGTCCCTCAGAGCTCTAAATActggagaaaagaggaaaatggtTGCCAGCTGGCTAAGCAAAGAACAGCTACATCAAGCAGAGTGGAGTTTGAACCCAGAAGCTTCACTTTATAGTGAGGAATTTCAGGGTCCTTTCAAACTTTACATCTGTAAGGtcccctcctttccctcctgAAAGAGAGATCCAAAGATAGTAAGCATAGGTGCTCCCTGAGGTGGCCTGTAGCCCTCCTGTATGCCTTTACTTGTTTCCTCCTGCTACTCAGAGCTAACCAGAAGACAAGGAGGGAGAGTGCACTGGTGGTAATAGTGGCTCTGCATTGGTTGAGGCAGCCCTGGTTTTCCAGTGTTTCAACATGGCTCGGTCTGAtcccactgtcctcccttttaAGACAGGATTTGCTTTCTATGGGACTGATGTATCAGAGTACAGAAGACTAACTGTATGGCTTTTGAATGGTCTTGTAGGTGACATGGGATATACAGAAGCTGTAATCTCCATTCTGCTGCCATCTAGAAAAGTTTCCACACATTCCTTCTATTTTGTGAACCTGGTGGAAGTCCAAGTGGCGATGCAAGAAACATTGCTTTTCTCCGAATGGATAAAAATTAATgagaaaaactgattttattaaactgcgttttttaaatttaaatgtgtttttctttttgaaaataaaacatttaattttgaaacttGTATCcaatgttaaggcctaaacttactataattttacaataatttaaattaaataaaaatagttaagCAGTACATGCTTGATGCCAAAGTATTAGTCAAACCACTGAACCTGGTAGAAGTTGCTGAGTATGCACCTGGAACCAGAATTTAcggaagtgctaaaccagctttgaCAGCAGACGCTTCTGCAGGTGCATAAAATACTTTCTTCATTTTTTGAATaattagttcattcaaagttgagaaaccagGTGAAAGatgaaaaagcagaaaatcttgttttcctcttccaatctctgaataaaaataaaggtgagaggatgagatctactaggcCTAAAACCCTAAAGGGACATGGTGACTAGAAATAGTTtagttcactaactacagatattTCCTTTGTAtcataaatcagttttaaatacaaaacgTGTTTTTATAAACCTAGTTTTTTTCTGCTGTATTCAGCACCTTTAAtgtagttttatttaaataactgTTTTGTGCGTTTTGATTGAATTCCAGCTTCTATCCAAATGCAACTTGAGACAGATCATGAGTAcattaatctagtaaataagaaattatAATTTGCCATTTTCTAAGagaatttaagaatctgaataatgTTTTACTTTGTTaaactatataattgcttaagtGTGTAAAGTTATCCTAATTAGTAAAAAGTTctaaatttagtgtaaaggcaaatcaacatggtttttatgGTTACTAACCGGTGAGAATcaattttctttaggaaaataaatacaaatgcaaaagattaaaatcaattatttaaattaagatttccTGCTTTAAATTATggttaaaattggtgatttaagtTACTTTGATTTTAATAAATTCACCCTGTTTTCTCCTCTGCCATCTGTTTGCAGATTTTAGAATTCTTACAGGAAGGTCTGATCAGGGATTTCAGTGTCGACATTTTAACATTGAAACAAATGGCTGCACTATATAGCATACTTTCCTCCAAAGGCCAGAAGATGATCTCTTTACCTGAGATCTTGAGCATTTCCTCAGAGCTGCATCTTTACTTCATTAAGATTCATCAAACGGCATTCTGGGAGCTCAGTTTGGTTGTTACTGCCCTGATTCTGCATTTCTTTGAGCTCCTTGGAAAAGTACCCATGTATTTTGTCTCCAAGATGGTTTTCTTGATAGCAGTTACTTCTACCTGGAGGGTGTCAGAGGTAGGGGCCTTCCCTCTTGAGGAATAGTACTGCACATTTCACAATGATGTGGGTCTCTGAACAGACATGGTCTTTATTCCAAAAATTAACTAGGTTTTTTCACAGTCCAAGAAATGGTGCTTCCCTTTTTGTCCAAAACATCGTATCCAGCAGAGATGCTTGGACATGCATAGAATGTTTATAGATCCCTCAATATCCACATCAATCACACACAGGCTTTTCACAAGTCCAGTGCTCTAGATATTCTCTACTATTAGGATGTAAAGAAAAGCATTGAAATCTACTATTTCAGGTGGTTGAGATGGTGAATCCATGAAACCTATAAATCAGTCTGTCTCCAATAACCAACAACATAACCCACGCTTGAAAATGGTGGTGGCCTCTGCAGGGTGGCCACCTGGTTGTCCGTTCATACTTTCTCAATTTTACAACTGCATGTTCAGGTATCTATGGGTATCACCTTCAATAGAAGGGTGCTACAAGTTATCCTCTCCCAGTAGAGGAGGAGGAATTTAAACATAACTATACCCATTttaaaccctccctcccccaaagggatgctgctataaaaattccatcaGTTAACAGATGCATGGACCTtgtaaatgaaagaaaagaatttTATTCTGAGCTATACGGCCTAAAGAGCTGATAAAACTgttccaccaccccaccccaccctcaaaGTTTGGAGCTGGATTTTTCAtgtaaaataaattggaaaattaAGGCCTTGTACATTAAAAGGGTACAAGCccttttgggcaagtcacataattaCAACATATACCTGTGCCAATTCACATATGAATATTCCTGTAGTTGTAAGTTCTGAATAGCTGTCTTTCCATGGTCTGAAGGCAAGCAAAGCGTCACTGAAACAAGTGTAAAGAGACAGCTGCTTTCCTGTCAACTTGAAGCCCCCAACTGCATCTGACTTTGAGAATGTGGTGTTATTTCACATCTTAGTTGAGGGCATGGGTGTGCTGAATCCCTAGCATGGACTTCCTTCCTCAATTGTTCTCTTGTCCGCTGAATGTAGGGCGAGCAGTAACAGTCTTCTGGAGAGATtgaggtttgatattaggaaaaactttataaGAATAGTTGGGTTctagaataggtttccaagggaggttgcagAATCCCCATCGTtagaggtgtttaagaacaggttggacatacacctgtcagggatggtctagaggtatatttggtcctgccttagtAGAGGGGGCTTGACTAGATgagctcttgaggtccctttcagatTTACATTTGTGTTCTATGGTTTCTCGACCAATGTTAGTTCTTGAAGTGAAATGGGTGTAAAGAGaaggtttttaaaacaatttaaaattgatTCTTTCAGCTGcgctttttttcattgttgacTCTTACAATATAGCCAGAGAACAATGAAATGACAATACGTCTTCCAGGACAGAAAAGAGACTTTAGGGGAGACAAATTAAATAGTCTCAATGTCTCCAGTCTGTTATGTGGAAATTATTCCATGCCTTTAACTTTCTTTGCCAGTCTGAGCCCTTTTATCTACCAAGGGTCATGGGGGATCCATTCCTTCTTCCAGAATAAATGTTAAGGTTCCAGCAGTCCAGGCAGCGTGAGTATAGACTCTATGAGCTGCTTATTATACAGAACAATGATTGAGAATAGTCTCCTACAAATATCTTTATGGTATTGgcactaaaaaaaaccctgtgaattatttgtattgtcgTAATGCCTCAGAGCCCAAGTTGCAGACAaggattccattgtgctagattctgtaaaaacacagaacaaagactgtTCCTGCTCCGAAGAGCATACAATCTTAAGTGTAAGAGAAGAGGCAATAGATGAATGCAGACCTGACTGAGTGCAAGTAAACAATGTGACAATATTTATCGGCATGGtagctgtggtctcagcacagcAGCAACCAAactattgtcaagttttttgtaggcatcacagcgaaggagggatttgaaggagtgTAATAAGTGAGTTTACAGGGAACTGCTCCCAAGCACATGGGGCAGAATGTGAAAAAGCATGAaggtgttaaattttcaaacaagcaatcTAGTTTCTATATGATTCTATAGCAGGAGCAAATATTGAAGGAGTGCAGATAAGGAGTTCAGAGTGGCTCCAGAGTTCCCTACTGTAGACATGACGAGACCTGGTGGCTAAAAATGTTTCCTGTGCTGTAATCTGTACCACACACAACTCCGCCTAGCAACAAGTATGTGGGAAAGCTGTTGCCAGAAAAGTtggtggggagaaggagacaTTTCCCCCATCCATCGGCGCATCCCTTCTCAGAAGGAGCCCTGGTGGAAACGTGACTATGTAGAGGCTGGGGCCTAGATATTACTCTTTGAGTGTCATTAATCTTCATGTGGGATGTAGTGTAACCACAATGGGTGGACATTATTCAGTATTTAGTAAAACTGAAAGACGCATGTAATAAGGTTCTTGGTGTGTGTTAAATTGCTGAAAGCATCTCACCTTTTGTTCACACAGCAATGGTAACTTCCTAAAGCCAAATTGATTAATATTTAAAGTTgctttataacttaaggtttttcgcACTACATTTGTTAGCCATTGTGTTGATCATCTTGCTACATACAGCAAACTTGTTCACTAATAGAATTTAGTTTATCATAAAAAGTGTATACATAACAGACTATCTTTTCATTGCTCTTTTTGCAGGCTGCTGACTTGAGTAAACCAATAGACAAAAGGATATACAAAGGAACGCAACCTACATGTCATGACTTCAATCACTTAACAGCCACAGCAGAAAGTGTCTCTCTACTAGTGGGCTTCTCTGCAGGCCAGGTGCAACTTATAGACCCTATTAAAAAAGAAACTAGCAAATTATTTAATGAGGAAGTAAGTAGGAATCTTGATCTTTTTGCATGCAAAcatgtcatttttaaaagttatgtaAGTAAGCTCAAAGATTGCTACTAAAAATATGTGAACTCTTGCACTAAAGGtgtttttcacaaaacaaaaattgtataGGTTTTGTCTAGACTAGTTATGGTTGTATTGTAACTAGAGTTAGTTGATTGCCAGTTGACTCGAGTTAACTAGCATGAATGTAAACGCTACTGTAGACACTCCACAAACATTTTGTTCAAGGGTGACAGAACACTTGTGCACGGTAACACATGGTTATTGAATGGCTGCATAATTAGCCAAATTTGAATTTAGAATTTGCAATTAACTCTAGCAATCAAAAGCTTTATTCTAGACAGCCTGAAAGAAGAGGTCTAGCCTGGCTCAACTTCCAAACCTAGCTTACTCCTCTTGGGATTGGTGGGAggcctcttctcctccctcccctgagaagGGTCTTGAACACAGTCTCATTCCCAGTAGGCTGTTGCTTTAGACCTGTCTAGTTCATCTTCACTCGTCTAGGAGAGGTACAACTAGATCAGGAGAAGGAAATTCTCCTTGCCCTTTCCTCTTCCACTTCCCCTATCTTCTCCCCTATTCCCTTTGTTTTGCTGAGTGGGGAAAGTTGGCGTTTTCTTGGAATGCAACATTTAAAGGTGCCTTTTGGTAGAAACCAAAGTACAGCAGAGTGAAGCTTCACTGTGATTTTGTCTATACTAAAAAAAATGGGACCTATAATTCGCTACTGGTACAACTGCATTGGTGTGAGCTGCACTTTAGACAAGGCACAAGTGGCCTCTGAAATTTGATCACTTTCACATAAATGTCTTAGTTTGACACAATGGCAAACTTCTATGACCTTGTCGGCACTCGAATTTCCATTGATAAGGCTACCATTTAATCGGAGGTCTCggcagtcatggattctgtgacttcacTGGACCTCCGTGGCTTCTCGGGCTTGTGGAGGTGGAGCAGGACTGTGCACCTCTATCCTGCAGCTAGGGCTGACTAGAACCAGGACCCTACAGCCCAAGCCCCCAGCTTCCTCTGGGGGCTGCAGCAGAGGCTgtgcaccccagccctgtggcatCCCGAATATGATGGGGACTGCAGTCGGAGCTGCATCCCCAGCCCCGCGCCTGCTGGGGGCTGCAGTTGGGGCcacatgccccagccctgcggcatcACATGcttgcagggctggccttagggaaaatggcaccgtTAACAAACTTGCGTTTTGGTGCCCTAGCCCCTGTGGGCGAGGCACCCCCCCATTGCCCCAGCCCTCATgggcttccccaccctcccttctcccctaacccctgcactgtgcccccttcacCCCTAATGcctgctccccctcctgcacccctaatcCCTCCACTCCTGACCTCTGCATTATGCCCTCTtcaccccaaccctgcaccccttcAATCCTACCCGTGCACCTCCCTCCTGAGCCcctaacccaggggtgggcaaactacagcccgggggctacatccagcctgcgggaacatcctgcctggtccctgagctcccggccatgGAAGCTATCCCCAGTCCCTTCCccgctgtcccccttcccctgcagcaacGCTGCTGCGCAGGCAGCTCAGCgtgcacccgcccacctcccaggctttccaataagcctgtcctgccgctctgagcggcatggtaagagtaaaggggtggggggttggctaAAGAGCAGGAGGCCCtgctgggcagtgagggggcggttggatggggcggaggttcggggttgggggtggtcaggagacagggaaccgggcgggttggatgggggtggggtatcGGGGGGGGGACAGAGAGCAAGgcgggttggatagggggtagggtcctgggggggtgCAGTTTGGGACGGGGGTCCTGGGgagcagtcgggacagggagcaggggggttggataggtgtgagagtcccagggggcctgtcgggaggcagggtgtggataggggtcaaggcagtcaggggacagggagaaggggcggtTGATGGGTTGGGGTTGTGAGGGGGTCAGTCAGAGGGCGGGAAGTGATTGGAGAGGCGCAGCCTTccatacccagccctccatacagttttgtaaCCCTGaggtggccctctggccaaaaagtttgctcactcCTGCCCTAACTTCTGCACTTTGTCCCCTTCATCTCAACCCGTGCACTGTGCGTGGCCCCTTCACTCCTACGCTGGATGTAGGGAGACctggtgtgtgtgttggagggactgtgtgtgtgtgcctgagtGAGTGTGCTGTCTCTTTATGGAAACACTCAGGGTCAGGAGCTTGAACTAGGCTTGTTCAGACACAAGCAACTGCCAACAACTCTGGACCCAGAGAGGCAGCAGCGCACACAGATTTCCCCTTGTCCTGTCACCCCAACTTAGTGAAAATCGTCAGGTGGAAATCCAAACCCTGCGCACAGTGCCCCCTTGGGCAGGCCACCCTGGGCAGATGCCTGTACGGTCCACCCCAAAGGCCGGCCCTGCGTGCTTGGTGGGGGCTGCAGCCATGTGCCacccaccctcctcctcccccagctgcagctggggccgggCAAGGGCTTCAGTCAGGGCCGCGCAGCCCTgtcccacagctgtggccagctctgtAGCAGGGGCTATGTGCCCCCTGGGGCTGTGCCCCTAGATGGAAACGCCGGGGCTGTGCTGCCTCCCCCCTTCCATGGCCCAGGGCTCAGCCTGTCTGTTCgtggcccccctgcccccaaagggctCCATTCCTACCTAGCCCTGCCCCCGGTTATTTTTTAGTAAAGTCATGCACAGGCCACAGACTCCGTGAATTTTTGATTATTGCCTATGATCtgtttgtgacttttactaaaaataacagtgataaaatcttagccttacccaTTGATGTAGAGGAAACGGTGATAACCTCAATGGAGACTTCTTCCTAAAAACCCCAAGTGAAGACATGACCCATGTTGTCTAACCATGAGTAAGCCAACTCCATGACAAAGCCTGCATTCTACCTACACAACTCCTTCTAAAAGATGAAGGTGCACTGGTGGTGAATTAGTTCTATTTTTTGCCAGTATATATGGTGATGATAGAATAAAAGTTGATAAATGCATTCAAACAGCTTGGGACACTCTCCCCGTTTCCCAATAACTAATTAAAGTGAAGTGAATTGCCTCTTGTACCACTGAGGCAATTGATAAATGAGATggtatttgaaaaaaacaaaaaaactgatgGCAGAGGAGGTCACTTAATACTAGCAGTAGCAGAGATGGGAAATGTAGCTAATAGTGACAAGTTTCATTGCCTGTGCTAACCTTATCTTAAAATTGCCACCATTAACCACAATTTTTTTCAAGCTGAAGTGTGGTTGGCTGCAACTAGCAGTGTATTGAAGTGTAGACTTTTACTTGTTCTCTGATCCTGATAGTTTTAATTGTAATAGATTCCTCAGCTATTGCTGCCAAATCTGGGAGCCACCAAGGGGCAGACAAGTTGAGACCTTG
This DNA window, taken from Dermochelys coriacea isolate rDerCor1 chromosome 6, rDerCor1.pri.v4, whole genome shotgun sequence, encodes the following:
- the WDR20 gene encoding WD repeat-containing protein 20 isoform X6 — translated: MLLSKMAAEGGGKEMNEIKTQFTTREGLYKLLSHSEYSRPNRVPFNSQGSNPVRVSFVNVNDQSGNGDRLCFNVGRELYFYIYKGVRKILEFLQEGLIRDFSVDILTLKQMAALYSILSSKGQKMISLPEILSISSELHLYFIKIHQTAFWELSLVVTALILHFFELLGKVPMYFVSKMVFLIAVTSTWRVSEAADLSKPIDKRIYKGTQPTCHDFNHLTATAESVSLLVGFSAGQVQLIDPIKKETSKLFNEEGLLSSQNQANSPSGTVV